DNA from Micromonospora sp. M71_S20:
TGGTGGTCGGCGCGATGGACGCCCCCATGCCGACGCCGACGGCGATCAGCGGTACGACGAACGTGCCGACGGTGGAGCGCGGCGTGACCAGCACCGCCATGCCCAGCACGCCGAGCGCGTACACGGTGAGCCCGCCCGCGAGCAGGCGCCGGCCGCCCAGGCGGTCGGTGAGCCGCCCGGCGACCGGCGCGACGGCGCTGAGCACCAGCGTCCAGGGCAACGCGGCGAGACCGGACTCCAGCGGGCTCATGCCGAGCAGCGACTGCGTCTCGATCACGAAGACCAGCAGGAAGCCGTACAGCCCGAACGAGCTGACGAGCGTGATCAGGGTCGCCGGGGCGAAGTTGCGCAGGCGGAACAGGCCGGGCGGGACGAGCGGCTCCCGCTGTCGGCGCTCGCGCAGCGCGAACACCACCGCGCACACCGCCGAGGCGGCCAGGATCGCCGGGATGCTCACGGGCCCGCGTACCGTGCCCCAGTCGTGCCGTTCGCCCTCGATGAGGGCGTACATGAGGCCCACCAGCGCGGCGGTGGCCAGGAGCACGCCGGGCACGTCGAGGTGGCGCGGCCGGCGGGTGCGCAGGTCGGGGACGAGCCACCAGGCCAGGGCGACGCCCGCCACGCTGAGGGGCACGTTCAGGTAGAAGATCCACTCCCAGCCGAACCGGGTGATCACGAGCCCGCCGAGGGTGGGTCCGCTGACGGCGGCCACGCCGGCGACGGCGGTGAAGATGCCGAAGGCGGCGCCGCGCCGTGCGGCCGGAAAGATGCCGGAGATGAGGACCAGCGCCTGCGGCAGCAGCGCCGCGGCGCCCACGCCCTGCACCACCCGCGCGCCGATGAGCTGCCCCGGGGACTGGGCCGCCCCGCAGAGCACCGAGGCCACCGCGAACACCGCCATGCCGGCCATGAAGACGGTACGCGGACCGAACAGGTCGCCGAGGCGCCCGGCGACGATGAGCAGGGACGCCAGCGCCAGCAGGTAGCCGTTCAGCACCCACAGCATGCTGTCGATGCCGGTGTCCAGCGACCGCATCATGTCGGGCACGGCCGTGTTGACGATGCTCGTGTCGAGCAGGATGAGGAAGTTGCCGAGGCACAGCACCAGCAGTGCCGCCCACGGGTTGCCGGACCTCGCCCGCGGCAGCGTCCCCACCGCGTCGACGGCCGGCCCCGGATCACGACTCGCCCGCACGCGAGGCCTCCTCCCCGACGGCGAGGTCGGCGCCGGGTACGCCGGCCGGGGGCGGGGCGGGGCCGTCCTCGTACAGCCGGGCCCCGATCCGGCGGGCCGCGGCCAGGCTCGCCCAGGCGGTGACCGCGACCAGCGTGGCGTCGTCGGCACCGCCGGCACGGCAGGCGGCGACGTCGGCGTCGGTGACCCGGTACGGCGCGAGCGCGGTCAACAGCGCCAGCCGGGCGGCCGGTCGCTCGGCCGGCGACAGCTCGGCGACGGCGGCGTCGACCCACCGCCCGCCGCCCGGCGCCGGGGGCGGGGCGTCGGCCAGGCAGGCCAGTACCCGCCGCCGGACGTGCTCCGGCAGGGCGGCCTCGCCGCGGCGGCGGACCGCCTGGCCGGCGCGGGCGAAGGCGGCGGCCACGTGCGGCTGGCCGACGGCCCAGGCCAGGTCGGCCTCCGGCGGGGCGGGTGGCAGCAGCTCCAGGGAACGACCGGGTGGCCTGTCGGCGCGGGCCAGCGCCCCCATGATGCGGGCGGCCGTGCGCCGGACCCCGGTGCGCATCCCGGCCGGCGTGGGCGGCAACGGGGAGTCCTGGAGGAAGACGCTCACCATCCGGTTGAGGTAGTGGAAGGCCACCACCACGCCGATCAGCTCCGGCCCGTGCTCGGCAGGGAACGGCGGCCGACGGCGGCGCGCAGGGCTGTCGGCCCCGCTGTGCCGGGCCCACTCGGCCAGGGCCCGCAGCCGCCGGTCGCCGATCCCGCCGACCCCGGCCGCCAGCCACCCGCCCGCGTCGCCCAGCAGCCCGGCCGCCGTCGCGCCGTGCACCTCCACGCAGTACGGGCACCGGTTGCTCTCGGAGACGGCGGTGGCCACCACCTCCTTCGCGTCGCGGCCGACCAGCCCCTCGGCGAGCAGCGTCTCGCGCAGCATGAGCCAGCACGCGCGCAGCACGTCGGGGGCGGGGGAGTGCAGCAGCACCGGGGGCGCGAGGACCCCGAAGTCGTCGACCATCTGCCGGTAGACCCGGGCGACGGGCCCGTCGGCGGCGTCCGGGGCGACCGGCGTCACGTGCCGGACGTGGG
Protein-coding regions in this window:
- a CDS encoding DHA2 family efflux MFS transporter permease subunit encodes the protein MRASRDPGPAVDAVGTLPRARSGNPWAALLVLCLGNFLILLDTSIVNTAVPDMMRSLDTGIDSMLWVLNGYLLALASLLIVAGRLGDLFGPRTVFMAGMAVFAVASVLCGAAQSPGQLIGARVVQGVGAAALLPQALVLISGIFPAARRGAAFGIFTAVAGVAAVSGPTLGGLVITRFGWEWIFYLNVPLSVAGVALAWWLVPDLRTRRPRHLDVPGVLLATAALVGLMYALIEGERHDWGTVRGPVSIPAILAASAVCAVVFALRERRQREPLVPPGLFRLRNFAPATLITLVSSFGLYGFLLVFVIETQSLLGMSPLESGLAALPWTLVLSAVAPVAGRLTDRLGGRRLLAGGLTVYALGVLGMAVLVTPRSTVGTFVVPLIAVGVGMGASIAPTTTEAMREVPARLAGAAAGVLNTARQVGGALGAAVVGAVLQHRLADTLPEAARARAATLPPEARAAFLDGFGAAEQGIRLGAGQAGGFVVPAGTPPALADRYAALATDAFNAAFLPAVRPALAVVGGVLLLGSLVALRLRAHPAVGAPPSAQREKTPAPPPADD
- a CDS encoding carboxymuconolactone decarboxylase family protein; this encodes MLTHVRHVTPVAPDAADGPVARVYRQMVDDFGVLAPPVLLHSPAPDVLRACWLMLRETLLAEGLVGRDAKEVVATAVSESNRCPYCVEVHGATAAGLLGDAGGWLAAGVGGIGDRRLRALAEWARHSGADSPARRRRPPFPAEHGPELIGVVVAFHYLNRMVSVFLQDSPLPPTPAGMRTGVRRTAARIMGALARADRPPGRSLELLPPAPPEADLAWAVGQPHVAAAFARAGQAVRRRGEAALPEHVRRRVLACLADAPPPAPGGGRWVDAAVAELSPAERPAARLALLTALAPYRVTDADVAACRAGGADDATLVAVTAWASLAAARRIGARLYEDGPAPPPAGVPGADLAVGEEASRAGES